Genomic DNA from Roseburia intestinalis L1-82:
CGACGCCGTAAAATAATACGAGCCGTCCGTATGACGGTAAACATATGGGTCCGCACGCTGTAAAATCCACGGTTCATTGTACTTTAAAGATTTTTCATCTGACATGCAGTATCCTCCCCTCTGATGACATTCGCACTGTTTCTTTCTTATGACAGTATACTCCTTATTTTTTGTTTTGTATAGATTATTCTAAAATATTATATACTTTTCTAAAATCAAAAAACGCAGACTACATCACCAGGCAAAAAAACAGCGGAAGCACTCTGCCTCCGCCATTTTTTATTTCTCACTAATATTTCTGTTTTTCAAAGTATTTCTTCGTCTCTGCAACTACCACCCCACTCAAAGCAACGAGTGCAACAAGGTTCGGCAATGCCATCAGCCCGTTAAAGATATCTGCGATCGTCCATACAGCAGATACCGTCATAAATGGTCCTATAAACACTGCAAGGATATACAGCCAGCGATATCCCTTTAAAACAGTCTTTTTGTCCCCAACCAGATATTCCAGACATTTTTCACTGTAATAATTCCATCCAAGGATCGTCGTAAATGCGAAGAATACAAGACATAACATTAACACAAAAGATGCCACCTGCTCCGGGAATGGCAGTCCTATCTGAAATGCTTTCGTGGTTACAGAGACACCTTCTAATCCCATATCCCAGGCTCCTGTGATCACGATGGAAAGTCCGGTCATCGTACAGATGATCACCGTGTCAATGATCGTTCCCAGCATGGATACAAGTCCCTGTGTCACCGGCTCATTTGTCTTTGCCGCTGCCGCTGCGATCGGCGCACTGCCAAGTCCTGCCTCATTCGAAAAGATTCCGCGGGCAATTCCCATCTGCATGGCGATCAGGATCGATCCAAGGGTTCCACCTGCAGCCGCACGAAGTCCAAATGCACTCTGCACGATCTCTACGATTGCTCCCGGAATTGCGCTAAGATGCGTAAATAGTATGATCAGTACCACAACGACATAAAGCAGTGCCATAAAAGGTACCACAACCTGTGCTACTGTGGAAATACGCTTAATACCGCCAATGATAACCAGTGCCACACACAGTGTCAGAATAATACCTGCGATCACAACCGTCCAGGAATAGGTTCTGCCAAACAGTTCCACCGTCCATGTATTCTGCGGATCAAAGAAATTGTTCACGGCACTTGTGATCCCGTTGATCTGCGTAAAAGTTCCGATTCCAAGTAAACCTACTCCGACACCGAAAAATGCAAAAATTTTTGCGAGCCATTTCCATTTTTCACCCATTCCGTTTTCGATGTAATAAAACGGTCCTCCGACGATATGACCGTCCTTTGCCACAACACGGTATTTAATTGCAAGCAGACACTCGGAATATTTCGTCGCCGTTCCAAGCAGTGCTGCGATCCACATCCAGAACAGTGCACCCGGTCCTCCGGCGACAAGCGCGGTTGCCACGCCGACAATGTTACCTGTTCCGATCGTTGCAGACAATGCTGTGCAGAGTGCGCCGAAACTTGAAACTTCCCCGTGTTCTCCGTTTTTTTCATTTGCCACCATATGTTTTATGGCAAGTGGCAGTTTCGTGATCTGAAGTCCACGCAGCCGGATCGTAAGAAAGATACCAACCGCTAAGATCAACACGATCAGTGGAACTCCCCAGACGAAATCATCAATCGCTTTTAACATTTGTACCCGTTCCTTTCCCAAAACTTTAGATACGTACCACATTACCATGGGAAAGAGTTCTTTGCAAGTATTTTATGCTCCGTCTGCCGTTTCTCACGTCTTTGCTTTCATTTTACTCAAAATATTTAACGCCCCAGACACTCTCATCTGCTCCTGCCGCAGAAAATGTCATAACATCCGTGCCTGCTTCATCTTTCATCTGACAGAATACACCGTTATATTCTTTTTCCCCGTATGTGATCGTCATATAACAGGTGCCCTGCTCCATACTCCAGATGCCTTCTAAGTTTTCGCCGTACACTTTTCCATTCTCCATCAGTACCAGTTTTACCGGCTGTGCAATCCTGGCACTGATCGCAGTTCCCTGGTTGATCACATAATAAGTTCCCGCCACTTCCGAAATGTCATAACCGCTTTCTGCGATCGTCTCGCCGTCTGTCGCATACGGAAGCATACATGGCCATCCATCCTGATTCAGAAAATACTGGTGTACACGCGGCTCGTGATATTCCTGTCCGTTGTCAAAGCGCGTGTGGTATACAATATATTTCTTTCCATCTTCATCCACAAAAGCTGAATTGTGCCCGGTCGCCATATATGCCTTATTAAGACCCGGCAGATAATAATTGCCGGAAAGTTTTAAGCCATAAGCTGCATTGTCATCCCACATCCCCGGATATGCCCCATTCATATCGACATACTCTCCATCCACCGTTTTTGAGCGGAACACACGCATCTGATAGCCGCCCTCTCTCGTCAGGGAACCATAGGAAACAAACAGATAATAATATCCGCTTTCCTCATCATAGAGAATGTAAGGTCCCTCGATCGATTTGTGTCCGCCGCCAAGCAGACGTTTGCCAAAATACGGATCCACACCGTTTTTTTCATCTTCTTTGGGGTGGATGACCAGGCCTGTTTTCTCATCGATCTCTAACAGAAAAATCCCACCCGACCATGAACCGTAGACCATCCACATTTTTCCGTCCGCATCATAAAAAACGGTCGGATCGATCGCATTTGGATATTTCTCATAGTTATATTTATTTCCCGCCATGATGTAGTTCTTTTTTGCATAGTCGATGTCCACGTAATCGAGCACATCGGTCGCCTCGATCGTATCTTTTGTAAATCCGGAATAGATGAGCGCTCCCTTCCATGTATACGGTCCTTCCGGTTTATCTGAAACCGCATAACACAGATTCGATGCATTCCAGGTCGAAGACGTGCAAAAATACATGTAATATAAGTCCTGTGCCCTGTTATAGACCACGTCCGGTGCCCAGACATGATAAGTCCCATCGTCAGTCGGTATCACAGAGTCTCTGCTTCCCGTATAATCAAATACATGCTCTGTTCCAAGCAGATCATCAAAGATCGGATTCGACTGCGTATATCCGTCACCGATTGATGTCCAGTTCCGCAGATCCTCAGATGATGCCCCTGACATATGCGATCCGAAAATGTAATAGGTACCGTCCACCTCTATCACGGATGGATCATGTACACTGACGCCCGCCGTAATATCCGCCGTTTTGATTCCTTCATAACTCACTGTAAAATCCTTCGGGATCTTCCTGCCCCCCGACAGTGCCACCCCCGTAAGCACTGCTGCAAACCCCAATACAATTCCTGCATAAAAAATGATTTTGCTTTGTTTTCTCATACGGCTCCTCCATTTCTGTATGATATCTAACTCTACAATAGCAAAATCATTTTTATTTTACAATTATTTATTTTACTTTTTTATAAAATATTTTACTTTTTATTTTTGTTCCCATTCCTGCTCGCGGAACAGATTATCAACAATCACACGGTACTCCGCCACATGCTGTGTCTTATTGATCTGCTTTACATATTTTTCGGGTTCTGTAAAATATTTTGCAAAATAAAACCACAGCTCTTTCATACGAAACAGCGTGTTGCGCTCCCCTGACATTACATCCAGATATCCTTTTAATATGTCATCATGAAACGCATGAAACTGATCCTTTGTGATCGGCGCATGTCCTGTGAGTTCTCCGATCAGACCCGGATTTTTTAAAACTCCTCTTCCAAGCATGAGATGGGACACCAGGCTGCCAGTGTCCTCCGGATCCGTCTGCTGCCCGGATTCCTGCATAAAAGCACATTTCCTTTTTTCTTCCATCTGCTGTCTCCATGTCCGGTAATCCTCCACGGAGCAGATGTCACCGTTGTAACATAGCGTATGTCTGCTGTTTTCTACCGCATATAAAAACGCTTCCATATCCGGAGTATTGTTATAAAAGTCCTTCTGTACACGCGGATGAATGATCAGTTCCTCCATCGGAAATTTTTCATAGATGGAAAGAAGATGCTCCCACTCCCCGGCATCATTGACACCGACACGTGTTTTGACGGAGATCCGGAGCGGACATTCCGCAAAGATCTCTTCTAAAAAGTGATCCAGTTCCTCCGGCACCGCAAGAAATCCTGCGCCGCGGTGCTTTGCCACGACCGTCCCGGACGGGCACCCCAGATTTAAATTGACGCTCTCGTAACCATAGTTTCCTAACTCTTTTGCGATTGCCAGAAAATCTTCTGCACGATTCGTCAGAATCTGTGGAACCACATGCATCCCTTCATTATGTTCCGGCAGAATGTCTTTGATCTCTTTGTAATTCATCTTTTTATTATTAATGAATGGTGTAAAATAGGTATCTATATTTCCAAAATGTTTCTGATATGCATTTCGGAACACAAAACCGGTAAGTCCCTCCATCGGTGCTAAATAAAATTTCATTTTTGTCATCCTACAAAGCTTCCCACTGTGCATATAGTTTTACTGTTGCTCCATTTGTAAGGGAAAGATTTGATACTGTTGCACCATCTCCATAAAAAGTATCGCTGCCATCCGCTTTGGTACTCCATCCGATAAACTTATATCCATTTCTCTGGAATGTATTTGCAGAGAGTTTATAGCTTGTATTGTATTTGCAGGAACTGATCGATTTCATCGAACCACTGGTTGCTCCATTTCCGTCAAACACGATATTGTAAGTATTGATCTTCCATTTTGCATACAGTTTGTAATTTTTACGGGTTCCCTTTTTGATCTTCGTGATCTTGTTTTTAAATGCAGAATCCGTATACCATCCTTTAAAGGTATATCCTTCTTTGGCAGCTGCTGCAAGCTGAATCGTAGGTGTGTCGTAATAGTAGCCGGTCGGATTTTCAGACGAAATGGTTCCTCCGTCAAGTACATATTTTATCGTGTACTGCTTTTTGCTCCACTGCGCATACAGTGTGACTGTCTTACCGTTTTTCGCTGTGATATTACGGATATCCTCTCCGTCTTCATAAAAATCACCTTTGCCGTTTTTCTTTGTATTCCAGCCCTCAAACACATAACCCGTGCGCTTGAATTTATTTTTTGTAAGCGTATAGGTCTTGCCATATTGGCAGACAGAGACACCTTTCATGGAACCGCTGGTTGCGCCGTTTCCATCGTATTTGATTTTATATTTATTGATCTGCCACTTTGCATAAAAGGTCAGATTTCCAATTGTACCTTTTTTGACCTGTGTGACACGTCTGGTGCATTTTTTGTCTTTATACCAGCCTTTAAATATATAGCCATATCTGACCGGTGTTTTTAATTTGAACGTTCTGGTATCTACGTTGTATTTCTTTGCAGTACCATCCGCAAGTTCTCCGCCGTTCGTTTTGTAAGTGATCTTGTAAGTATCCCTTGACCACTGTGCATACAGATCAACAACTGCACCGTTTTTTGCAGAAAGGTTCTCGATTTCTTCCTTGTTGCCGTATTTCTTTCCACTTCCATCTGCCTTTGTGTTCCAACGGACAAATTTATACCCCTTGCGTTTAAATTTATTTTTTCTAAGGGTATAATCCATATCATATTCGAGATTTTTCATCTCCTGCATACTGCCGCTGGTTGCCTTGTTTCCATGAAAGCGAACGGTATATTTATTTGCTTTCCATTTTGCATAAATGGTAAGGTTGCCTTTTGATCCTTTCGGGATCGTTGTGATCCTGTTTTTAAAGCTGCTCTCCTTATACCATCCTTCAAATGTATAACCTTTTTTCTTTGCTTTTTTCAATGTGATCGTTTCTGTTGTGATCTTATAAGACGATGGATTGGCATCGCTATTTTCCCCATCATAGAGTACATATTTGATGGTATATTTCTTTGTTACCGGATCGTCCGGGTTATCCGGGTTATCCGGATCATCCGGACTGTCACCGTTATATTTTGCCCAGTAGACATCTCTTGCGCGTTTCGCACGTCCTTCAAAATATACACTGTTACAGCGCTCAAAATATTTTGCCCAGTTATACCCGGCTGTATAGGCTCCGTCTGCAGTGTTTTCGACATTTTTCACTTTGGAAAATGCATATTTCTCGGAATGTTCCAGTTCGTATTTTAAAAACTTAAGCTGCCCGTCGATGGAAGTATAATCATAACCATTGCTGCTGCAGTAGTTTCTCAGGTCATCAAATCTCGAAGCATTCCACTGACAGATACCATAACTGATCTTGCCGTTGGTATCAATGACGCTTATGGTTGGGTTAAAAGAAGATTCACTCTCAATATTGGCAAGCACACCACAGGCCGCTGCTGTATTTAATTTGAGCTTTCTTTTCGCAAATTTATATACTTTTTTTTCGTTGGATTTTTTCTCATCCTGAGAAATGGCTGCACCTTTATAGAGACTTGTCCCTGAGATCACCACATTGATGTATGGAATTTTGTCCTTTTGTCCTGCTCCAAGTGAATACTGATCGGTATCCCATTTCGGGTCAAATTCATAGACAAAATAATTCGTCGTGTCATAGTCTCCGACACAGCTCCAGGTTACCGGAATACTCGTTGTCTCTTTGCCGCCATCCAGATAAACATCAATGCTCTGCGGCATCTTGGCAAGCAGGCGGTTCAGGCTGATTTTACCTGTCATACGAATCTCTTTCGGGTTGTCCGAAAGATCTGCAAATCCTGTGATCTTTTTCTTTTCCGTCGTGCCTTCCTGTGTTTTCGTTTCTGCTGCATACACAGACATATCTGTTGCAGCCGTACCGACAGCAAGCAGGAGCGCCATCGCCCCTGCTGCCAGTCTTGTCATGATTTTTTTTGCATAACTTTTCATAGCTGTCCTCATTCCTGCGGATTACTGTCTGTATCCTGTACTCTCATTAATAAGTCTTATACCGGATACTGATATTTACCTTGCCATTTACACCATTTACTGTACCCTGGTTCGTGTATCTCCACATTACCACATTACCTTTACCCTGGTAACCGCTTCCAAGACTCTCTGCACGATAATTGATAATCCACAGATCTGTTCCTGTGAGCTTGCTTGTATCCACATATTTGCCCGGATACTGCTGTAAAAGTTTCTGGTTCAGACCAAGTGCAAACTTATACTGTTTTCCACCATCAATGATTTCTGTCCTGAATGCATTGATAAAATCAATTCTCTGTGTTGCTGTTACATTATTGTACAATAATGAGATATCATCAAGTACATATACAACCGGATAGTCTAACTTCTGTGCATTCAGAATATTTAATACTTTATCACCCTCAGCTTTTGCCTGCGCTGCGTTCTGCGCCAGGGAGTAGCAGTATACACCAACCTTAAGGCCTGCTGCTTTCGCATTCTTATAATTTGTCTGGAACTTCGCATCCGCTGTTGTTCCTTTGGAAATACGAAGCATTACACATTCGTATCCGGCTGCCTTGATCGCATTAAAATCTACCGTACCGTTATCACTTGAAATATCTATGATCTTATTCTCTGTCTCAAGTTTGTCTTTTACCGTTACCGTGATTTCTTTCGTGATTCCGTTTGCAGATGCCTTTACGGTCGTTGTTCCAGCCTTCAGACCATAGATTGTTCCATCTGAGGAAACAACGGCGATCGTAGAGTTAGCAGAAGACCAGTATACCACACCGTATGGTTTTGCAGTTGCTGTTACTTTTACACTCGTTCCTGTCTTGATCAGTACACTCGTTGTGCTCACTTCAAGTGCTGACGATATAACACTTACACAATCCGTTGTTGCACTGACGTACTCTCCACGAACCGCATAAATCTTATAATAATAGGTTTTTCCTGTCACAGCGGTATAATCAATAAAAGAATTTGTTGTACAAAGTTCCGTTGCAATCTTATATTTTCCGTTCTCAGAGTTACTTCTCAATACGGTATAAGTTTCTGCACCATCCACCGCATTCCATGTCAGCTTGATCTGGTTTTCAGCAATTGAGGCTGCATATAATCCGGTTGGTTTTGAAAGAACCGGCGTTGCCTGTTTCACTGCGGAATAGTCACCATAAAGTTTTTTACCATTTTTGTTCACATAAGCTCTTACTTTATAATAATAGGTCTTTCCTGTCTTTAACTTACTGTTCTTATAAGAAAGCGTATTAACGGAAGAACAGGTTTTGACTGGTTTATATTTTCCATCTTTCTCTGTTGCACGATATACACGATATCCATCACACCCTTCTACTTTCTTCCAGGAGACCGTAATGGTGTTATAATTTGCTGCAACTACCTGGATGGAAGGTTTTCCCGGAAGTACCTGCATGGATGCCGGATCGGAATAATCACTGTAGATTTTCTTTCCACCGGACGTACAGAAAGTACGAACTTTATAATAATAGGTATTACCGGTTACAAGTCCCTTATCCACATACGAAGTTGTTGTTCCCTTATTGATCGTCTTAATTTTTCTGTATTTTCCATTTTCAGAAGTGCTGCGGTAGATCGCATATCCCTTTACATAACGGTTTTTGGATGCTTTTACCTTTTTCCATGTAACTTTCAGGCTTTCATTTCCTGCCGATTTCACTTTAACCGTTGTGATACTCGGTGC
This window encodes:
- a CDS encoding tRNA dihydrouridine synthase, whose product is MTKMKFYLAPMEGLTGFVFRNAYQKHFGNIDTYFTPFINNKKMNYKEIKDILPEHNEGMHVVPQILTNRAEDFLAIAKELGNYGYESVNLNLGCPSGTVVAKHRGAGFLAVPEELDHFLEEIFAECPLRISVKTRVGVNDAGEWEHLLSIYEKFPMEELIIHPRVQKDFYNNTPDMEAFLYAVENSRHTLCYNGDICSVEDYRTWRQQMEEKRKCAFMQESGQQTDPEDTGSLVSHLMLGRGVLKNPGLIGELTGHAPITKDQFHAFHDDILKGYLDVMSGERNTLFRMKELWFYFAKYFTEPEKYVKQINKTQHVAEYRVIVDNLFREQEWEQK
- a CDS encoding phage tail tip lysozyme is translated as MRTAMKSYAKKIMTRLAAGAMALLLAVGTAATDMSVYAAETKTQEGTTEKKKITGFADLSDNPKEIRMTGKISLNRLLAKMPQSIDVYLDGGKETTSIPVTWSCVGDYDTTNYFVYEFDPKWDTDQYSLGAGQKDKIPYINVVISGTSLYKGAAISQDEKKSNEKKVYKFAKRKLKLNTAAACGVLANIESESSFNPTISVIDTNGKISYGICQWNASRFDDLRNYCSSNGYDYTSIDGQLKFLKYELEHSEKYAFSKVKNVENTADGAYTAGYNWAKYFERCNSVYFEGRAKRARDVYWAKYNGDSPDDPDNPDNPDDPVTKKYTIKYVLYDGENSDANPSSYKITTETITLKKAKKKGYTFEGWYKESSFKNRITTIPKGSKGNLTIYAKWKANKYTVRFHGNKATSGSMQEMKNLEYDMDYTLRKNKFKRKGYKFVRWNTKADGSGKKYGNKEEIENLSAKNGAVVDLYAQWSRDTYKITYKTNGGELADGTAKKYNVDTRTFKLKTPVRYGYIFKGWYKDKKCTRRVTQVKKGTIGNLTFYAKWQINKYKIKYDGNGATSGSMKGVSVCQYGKTYTLTKNKFKRTGYVFEGWNTKKNGKGDFYEDGEDIRNITAKNGKTVTLYAQWSKKQYTIKYVLDGGTISSENPTGYYYDTPTIQLAAAAKEGYTFKGWYTDSAFKNKITKIKKGTRKNYKLYAKWKINTYNIVFDGNGATSGSMKSISSCKYNTSYKLSANTFQRNGYKFIGWSTKADGSDTFYGDGATVSNLSLTNGATVKLYAQWEAL
- a CDS encoding glycoside hydrolase family 43 protein, which codes for MRKQSKIIFYAGIVLGFAAVLTGVALSGGRKIPKDFTVSYEGIKTADITAGVSVHDPSVIEVDGTYYIFGSHMSGASSEDLRNWTSIGDGYTQSNPIFDDLLGTEHVFDYTGSRDSVIPTDDGTYHVWAPDVVYNRAQDLYYMYFCTSSTWNASNLCYAVSDKPEGPYTWKGALIYSGFTKDTIEATDVLDYVDIDYAKKNYIMAGNKYNYEKYPNAIDPTVFYDADGKMWMVYGSWSGGIFLLEIDEKTGLVIHPKEDEKNGVDPYFGKRLLGGGHKSIEGPYILYDEESGYYYLFVSYGSLTREGGYQMRVFRSKTVDGEYVDMNGAYPGMWDDNAAYGLKLSGNYYLPGLNKAYMATGHNSAFVDEDGKKYIVYHTRFDNGQEYHEPRVHQYFLNQDGWPCMLPYATDGETIAESGYDISEVAGTYYVINQGTAISARIAQPVKLVLMENGKVYGENLEGIWSMEQGTCYMTITYGEKEYNGVFCQMKDEAGTDVMTFSAAGADESVWGVKYFE
- a CDS encoding alanine/glycine:cation symporter family protein produces the protein MLKAIDDFVWGVPLIVLILAVGIFLTIRLRGLQITKLPLAIKHMVANEKNGEHGEVSSFGALCTALSATIGTGNIVGVATALVAGGPGALFWMWIAALLGTATKYSECLLAIKYRVVAKDGHIVGGPFYYIENGMGEKWKWLAKIFAFFGVGVGLLGIGTFTQINGITSAVNNFFDPQNTWTVELFGRTYSWTVVIAGIILTLCVALVIIGGIKRISTVAQVVVPFMALLYVVVVLIILFTHLSAIPGAIVEIVQSAFGLRAAAGGTLGSILIAMQMGIARGIFSNEAGLGSAPIAAAAAKTNEPVTQGLVSMLGTIIDTVIICTMTGLSIVITGAWDMGLEGVSVTTKAFQIGLPFPEQVASFVLMLCLVFFAFTTILGWNYYSEKCLEYLVGDKKTVLKGYRWLYILAVFIGPFMTVSAVWTIADIFNGLMALPNLVALVALSGVVVAETKKYFEKQKY